In Cupriavidus basilensis, one genomic interval encodes:
- the rfbB gene encoding dTDP-glucose 4,6-dehydratase — protein MSHILVTGGAGFIGANFVLNWFGTDGTDGIVNVDKLTYAGNRKTLASLDGDARHIFSQTDICDRAAMDQLLATYKPRAVVHFAAESHVDRSIHGPGEFIQTNIVGTFTLLEAVRAYWSALGDEAKVAFRFLHVSTDEVFGSLEAGEPQFSETTAYAPNSPYSASKAASDHLVRAYHHTYGLPVVTTNCSNNYGPYHFPEKLIPLIIANALGGKPLPVYGDGMNVRDWLYVGDHCAAIREVLARGRLGETYNVGGWNEKTNLDVVHMLCDLLDELRPKATGSFRDQITFVKDRPGHDRRYAIDARKLERELGWKPAETFETGMRKTVQWYLDNQAWVQDVMSGEYRNWVAKQYAA, from the coding sequence TTGTCTCATATTCTCGTTACGGGCGGTGCAGGGTTCATCGGCGCCAACTTCGTCTTGAACTGGTTTGGCACTGACGGCACCGACGGCATTGTCAATGTCGACAAGCTCACGTACGCTGGCAATCGCAAGACGCTTGCTTCGCTGGATGGCGACGCTCGACATATCTTCTCGCAAACGGACATCTGTGATCGCGCTGCGATGGACCAATTGCTGGCCACTTACAAGCCGCGCGCTGTGGTGCACTTTGCTGCTGAGAGCCATGTAGACCGCTCCATTCACGGCCCGGGCGAATTCATTCAGACCAATATCGTCGGCACCTTCACGCTGCTCGAAGCCGTGCGCGCCTACTGGAGCGCGCTCGGCGACGAAGCCAAGGTGGCTTTCCGTTTCCTACATGTCTCCACTGACGAGGTCTTCGGTTCGCTTGAGGCGGGCGAGCCGCAGTTTTCCGAGACTACGGCCTACGCCCCCAATAGTCCCTATTCGGCATCGAAGGCGGCATCCGATCATCTGGTGCGGGCCTATCACCATACTTACGGCTTGCCGGTCGTTACGACCAACTGCTCCAACAACTATGGCCCCTATCACTTCCCCGAGAAGCTGATCCCCCTGATCATCGCCAACGCACTGGGCGGCAAGCCCTTGCCGGTCTATGGTGACGGGATGAACGTGCGCGACTGGCTATATGTGGGCGACCATTGCGCCGCCATCCGCGAAGTCCTGGCGCGAGGCCGCCTGGGCGAAACGTACAACGTGGGTGGCTGGAACGAAAAGACCAATCTCGATGTGGTTCACATGCTATGCGACCTGCTCGATGAACTGCGACCCAAAGCGACTGGTTCGTTCCGTGACCAGATCACCTTCGTCAAGGACCGCCCGGGCCACGACCGGCGCTACGCAATTGATGCCCGCAAGCTCGAGCGCGAACTCGGCTGGAAACCGGCCGAGACGTTCGAGACAGGCATGCGCAAGACGGTCCAGTGGTACCTGGATAATCAAGCCTGGGTTCAGGATGTGATGTCCGGTGAATATCGGAACTGGGTTGCGAAGCAATATGCCGCATAA
- a CDS encoding dihydroorotase, producing MKIHIKGGRLIDPAANVDAQQDLYIAAGKIVGVGSAPADFHANKTIDAGGLIVCPGLVDLSARLREPGYEYKATLESEVAAATAGGVTSLVCPPDTDPVLDEPGLVEMLKYRARTLNQTHVYPLGALTLGLKGETLTEMSQLTEAGCIGFSQAEAPIRNTQVLLRALQYAQTFGFTVWLRPEDPYLGGGVAASGAVASRLGLSGMSVIAETVRLHTIFELMRASGARVHLCRLSSAAGIELVRQAKREGLKVTCDVNIHHVSLTDMDIGYFNSQMRFSPPLRSARDRDAIVAGLADGTIDALCSDHTPVDDDEKLLPFAEASPGATGLELLLPLTLRWAEEHKVPLGKALARITAEPARVLGLAAGTLTAGSAADICIFHPEQEWKVERRALKSQGKNSPWLGYEMRGRVRTTVVGGHVVYELH from the coding sequence ATGAAGATCCACATCAAGGGCGGCCGCCTGATCGACCCGGCCGCGAACGTCGATGCGCAGCAAGACCTCTACATTGCCGCCGGCAAGATCGTCGGCGTGGGCAGCGCGCCGGCGGACTTCCACGCCAACAAGACGATCGACGCCGGCGGGCTGATCGTCTGCCCCGGCCTGGTCGACCTGTCCGCGCGGCTGCGCGAGCCGGGCTATGAATACAAGGCCACGCTCGAATCCGAAGTGGCGGCAGCCACCGCCGGCGGCGTGACCAGCCTTGTCTGCCCGCCCGACACTGACCCCGTGCTCGACGAGCCCGGCCTGGTCGAGATGCTCAAGTATCGCGCCCGCACGCTCAACCAGACCCACGTCTATCCGCTTGGCGCGCTCACGCTGGGCCTCAAGGGCGAGACGCTGACCGAGATGTCGCAGCTCACCGAGGCCGGCTGCATCGGCTTCTCGCAGGCCGAAGCGCCGATCCGCAACACCCAGGTGCTGCTGCGCGCCCTGCAGTACGCGCAGACCTTCGGCTTCACGGTCTGGTTGCGCCCGGAAGACCCGTACCTCGGTGGCGGCGTGGCCGCCAGCGGCGCCGTGGCGTCGCGCCTGGGCCTGTCCGGTATGTCGGTGATTGCCGAGACCGTGCGCCTGCACACCATCTTCGAGCTGATGCGCGCCAGCGGCGCACGCGTGCACCTGTGCCGCCTGTCGTCGGCCGCGGGCATCGAGCTGGTGCGCCAGGCCAAGCGCGAAGGCCTCAAGGTGACCTGCGACGTCAACATCCATCATGTGTCGCTGACCGATATGGACATCGGCTATTTCAACTCGCAGATGCGCTTCTCGCCGCCGCTGCGCAGCGCGCGCGACCGCGACGCCATCGTGGCCGGGCTGGCCGACGGCACCATCGACGCACTGTGCTCGGACCACACCCCCGTGGACGACGACGAAAAGCTGCTGCCCTTCGCCGAAGCCTCGCCAGGCGCCACCGGGCTCGAACTGCTGCTGCCGCTGACGCTGCGCTGGGCCGAGGAGCACAAGGTGCCGCTGGGCAAGGCGCTCGCCCGCATCACGGCCGAGCCGGCCCGCGTGCTCGGCCTGGCCGCCGGCACGCTGACCGCAGGCAGCGCCGCCGATATCTGCATCTTCCATCCCGAGCAGGAATGGAAGGTCGAGCGGCGCGCGCTCAAGAGCCAGGGCAAGAATTCGCCGTGGCTCGGCTACGAGATGCGTGGGCGCGTGCGCACCACGGTGGTCGGCGGCCACGTCGTCTACGAACTGCACTGA
- a CDS encoding YqgE/AlgH family protein has translation MATLEAPINLTNQFLIAMPGMADPTFSGSVVYLCEHNDRGALGLVINRPIDIDMATLFDKIDLKLEIQPVAQQPVYFGGPVQTERGFVLHDPVGIYVSSLAVPGGLEMTTSKDVLEAVANGSGPQRFLLTLGYAGWGAGQLEEELSRNGWLTVQADPEIIFSVPPEERFAAAIRLLGIDFTMLSGEAGHA, from the coding sequence ATGGCGACGCTGGAAGCCCCAATCAACCTCACCAATCAGTTCCTGATTGCCATGCCCGGCATGGCAGACCCGACTTTTTCGGGTTCCGTCGTCTACTTGTGCGAGCACAACGACCGCGGCGCGCTGGGCCTGGTGATCAATCGGCCTATCGACATCGATATGGCCACCCTGTTCGACAAGATCGACCTCAAGCTGGAGATCCAGCCGGTGGCGCAGCAGCCTGTCTATTTCGGCGGGCCGGTGCAGACCGAGCGCGGTTTCGTGCTGCATGATCCGGTTGGCATCTATGTCTCGTCGCTGGCCGTACCCGGCGGACTCGAGATGACCACCTCCAAGGACGTGCTGGAGGCCGTGGCCAACGGCAGCGGCCCGCAACGCTTCCTGCTCACGCTCGGCTATGCCGGTTGGGGCGCGGGGCAGCTGGAGGAAGAACTCAGCCGCAATGGCTGGCTGACTGTCCAGGCCGATCCCGAAATCATCTTCAGCGTGCCCCCCGAGGAACGCTTTGCCGCCGCCATACGCCTGTTGGGCATCGACTTCACCATGCTCTCGGGCGAGGCTGGGCATGCCTGA
- a CDS encoding aspartate carbamoyltransferase catalytic subunit encodes MIKTFRNPQLTKNGELKHLLSIEGLSREMVAHILDTASQFVSLSDADREVKKVPLLRGKSVFNLFFENSTRTRTTFEIAAKRLSADVLNLNINASSTSKGESLLDTINNLSAMSADMFVVRHASSGAPYLIAEHVAPHVHVINAGDGRHAHPTQGLLDMYTIRHYKKDFTNLTVAIVGDILHSRVARSDIHALTTLGVPEVRAIGPRTLLPSGLEQMGVRVFHNMEEGMKGVDVVIMLRLQNERMSGALLPSAQEYFKAYGLTPERLALAKPDAIVMHPGPMNRGVEIDSAVADGPQSVILNQVTFGIAVRMAVMGIVAGNND; translated from the coding sequence ATGATCAAGACGTTCCGCAACCCGCAACTGACCAAGAACGGCGAGCTCAAGCATCTGCTCTCGATCGAGGGCTTGTCGCGCGAGATGGTCGCGCACATCCTCGACACCGCCAGCCAGTTCGTCTCGCTGTCCGACGCGGACCGCGAAGTGAAGAAGGTGCCGCTGTTGCGCGGCAAAAGCGTGTTCAACCTGTTCTTCGAGAACTCCACGCGCACCCGCACCACCTTCGAGATTGCCGCCAAGCGGCTCTCCGCGGACGTGCTCAACCTGAACATCAACGCCTCGTCCACCAGCAAGGGCGAGTCGTTGCTCGACACCATCAACAACCTGTCGGCGATGTCGGCCGATATGTTCGTGGTGCGCCACGCCAGTTCCGGCGCGCCCTACCTGATCGCCGAGCATGTCGCGCCCCATGTGCATGTCATCAACGCCGGTGACGGCCGCCATGCGCACCCCACGCAGGGGCTGCTCGACATGTACACGATCCGCCACTACAAGAAGGATTTCACCAATCTCACGGTCGCCATCGTGGGTGACATCCTGCACTCCCGCGTGGCGCGCTCCGACATCCACGCGCTGACCACGCTGGGCGTGCCCGAAGTGCGCGCCATCGGGCCGCGCACGCTGCTGCCCTCGGGGCTGGAGCAGATGGGCGTGCGTGTCTTCCACAATATGGAAGAGGGGATGAAGGGCGTGGACGTGGTGATCATGCTGCGCCTGCAGAACGAGCGCATGAGCGGCGCGCTGCTGCCCTCGGCGCAAGAGTACTTCAAGGCCTATGGGCTCACGCCCGAGCGTCTGGCGCTGGCCAAGCCCGATGCCATCGTGATGCACCCGGGCCCGATGAACCGTGGCGTGGAGATCGATTCCGCCGTGGCCGACGGGCCGCAGTCCGTGATCCTCAACCAAGTGACCTTCGGCATTGCTGTACGCATGGCCGTGATGGGCATCGTGGCCGGAAACAACGACTGA
- the ruvX gene encoding Holliday junction resolvase RuvX, with the protein MPDDEATPAPRQLPSDGTVLAFDYGEKKIGVALGNFVTREARALVIIPNITVEGRFEAVTALIDEWAPVQLVVGMPTNPDGSQQPSMRLARRFGNQLNGRFGLPVAWVDESYTSIAAEMAGARKGALDAEAASIILQQYFDQHPL; encoded by the coding sequence ATGCCTGACGACGAAGCGACGCCAGCACCGCGCCAGTTGCCCTCCGACGGCACCGTCCTGGCCTTCGATTACGGCGAAAAGAAGATTGGTGTTGCGCTTGGCAACTTTGTCACGCGCGAGGCCCGTGCACTCGTCATCATCCCCAATATCACCGTGGAAGGCCGCTTCGAGGCGGTGACCGCGCTGATCGACGAATGGGCGCCGGTGCAGCTGGTGGTGGGCATGCCCACCAATCCGGACGGCAGCCAGCAGCCCTCGATGCGGCTCGCACGCCGCTTCGGCAATCAGTTGAACGGCCGTTTTGGCCTGCCGGTGGCCTGGGTGGACGAAAGCTACACGTCGATCGCCGCCGAGATGGCCGGCGCCCGCAAGGGCGCGCTCGACGCCGAGGCCGCCAGCATCATCCTGCAACAGTACTTCGACCAGCATCCGCTATGA
- a CDS encoding symmetrical bis(5'-nucleosyl)-tetraphosphatase, which translates to MINNHHYAIGDLQGCAGSLEELVLQHLPADSQLRFVGDLVNRGPASARTLRTVRQLGKRAESVLGNHDIHLLAVAAGVRKSGRSDTLVDILEAPDCDELLTWLRHRPLAIHEDSFLLVHAGVLPQWTTEQTMALAAEVERELRGPGWKAFLADIFGNAADRWDPALRGIERHRVVINALTRLRFCNVDGVMDLKTKEGPGSTPAGFMPWFDVPGRRTEDTTVVCGHWSTLGLVMRPNLMALDTGCVWGGKLTAARLAADPAERTLIQVECPQYCDPLA; encoded by the coding sequence GTGATCAATAATCATCATTATGCCATCGGCGACCTCCAGGGATGTGCAGGTTCCCTTGAAGAACTCGTCTTACAACACCTCCCCGCCGACAGCCAACTCCGCTTCGTAGGCGACCTGGTAAACCGCGGCCCCGCCTCCGCACGCACGCTGCGAACCGTGCGCCAGCTCGGCAAGCGCGCCGAGTCCGTGCTCGGCAACCACGACATCCACCTGCTGGCTGTGGCCGCCGGCGTACGTAAAAGCGGCCGCAGCGACACTTTGGTTGATATCCTCGAAGCGCCAGATTGCGATGAATTGCTTACTTGGCTAAGGCATCGCCCCCTGGCCATCCACGAAGACAGCTTCCTGCTCGTGCACGCGGGCGTGCTTCCGCAATGGACCACAGAGCAGACAATGGCGCTGGCGGCGGAGGTCGAGCGCGAACTGCGCGGCCCGGGCTGGAAGGCGTTCCTGGCCGACATCTTCGGCAATGCGGCGGACCGGTGGGACCCGGCCTTGCGGGGCATCGAACGTCACCGTGTCGTGATCAACGCCCTGACCCGCCTGCGCTTTTGCAACGTCGACGGCGTGATGGACCTCAAGACCAAGGAAGGCCCAGGCAGCACGCCGGCTGGCTTCATGCCGTGGTTCGATGTGCCCGGACGGCGCACCGAAGACACCACGGTGGTATGCGGGCATTGGTCCACGCTCGGATTGGTGATGCGCCCCAACCTGATGGCGCTGGATACTGGATGTGTCTGGGGTGGCAAGCTCACCGCCGCACGCCTGGCGGCGGATCCGGCTGAACGCACGCTGATCCAGGTGGAGTGCCCGCAGTACTGCGATCCGCTGGCTTGA
- the rfbC gene encoding dTDP-4-dehydrorhamnose 3,5-epimerase, producing MKLTIIPTALPDVLIIEPKVLQDSRGFFFESFNAREFEQATGLQREFVQDNHSRSVLNVLRGLHYQTRRPQGKLVRVVAGEVFDVAVDIRKQSPTFGKWVGVSLSAENRRQLWVPEGFAHGFMVTSEFADVLYKMTDFYDQLHECAIAWNDPDIGIAWPTKQNLILHARDASAPALRHAENPF from the coding sequence ATGAAGCTGACTATCATCCCGACTGCATTGCCCGATGTGCTCATTATCGAGCCCAAGGTGCTGCAAGACTCGCGTGGGTTTTTCTTTGAGAGCTTCAATGCTAGGGAGTTCGAACAGGCAACGGGTCTGCAGCGGGAGTTTGTCCAGGATAATCATTCTCGATCGGTACTAAATGTGCTGCGCGGGCTTCACTACCAGACGCGGCGCCCTCAGGGCAAGCTGGTCCGCGTTGTGGCGGGCGAGGTATTCGATGTGGCGGTCGATATCCGCAAGCAGTCCCCGACGTTTGGTAAGTGGGTGGGCGTGAGCCTGTCAGCCGAGAATCGCCGGCAGCTATGGGTGCCGGAAGGCTTTGCACATGGATTTATGGTGACCTCCGAGTTTGCCGACGTGCTGTACAAGATGACGGATTTCTACGATCAGCTACATGAGTGCGCGATTGCATGGAACGACCCCGATATCGGCATCGCGTGGCCGACTAAGCAGAATCTGATTTTGCACGCACGAGACGCGAGTGCACCGGCATTGCGTCATGCTGAGAACCCGTTCTGA
- the rfbD gene encoding dTDP-4-dehydrorhamnose reductase, with protein sequence MPHKAYRAPTLLVTGSNGQVGFELRRSLAPLGNVIALDRAACDLSRLDELRQLVRQYRPDVIVNPAAYTAVDKAETDAETAFAVNGTAAGVLAEEARGLDSLLVHYSSDYVFDGRKAGPYVESDAVGPQSVYGRSKLAGEQAIAASGAAALVLRTSWVAGAHGGNFAKTMLKLGRERGSLRVVADQFGAPTSAALIADVTAQIVARHWLAGDRAAFVGGIYHLAAAGEASWHAYATEVLRYAASLGVELTVDLAAIIPIPACEYPLSVPRPANSRLDTSKLRETFDIHLPDWQQGMHFLLDQILS encoded by the coding sequence ATGCCGCATAAGGCGTATCGCGCTCCTACCCTTCTTGTAACAGGAAGCAACGGACAGGTCGGTTTCGAGCTGCGCCGGAGCTTGGCTCCGCTCGGTAACGTGATCGCGCTTGACCGCGCCGCCTGTGATCTCTCCCGCCTGGATGAGCTGCGCCAGCTGGTCCGCCAGTATCGGCCCGATGTGATCGTCAATCCCGCCGCCTACACGGCGGTGGACAAGGCCGAGACCGACGCCGAAACCGCGTTTGCCGTCAACGGCACGGCGGCAGGTGTGCTGGCTGAAGAGGCGAGGGGGCTGGATAGTCTGCTGGTGCATTACTCGAGCGACTACGTGTTCGACGGCCGCAAGGCTGGCCCATACGTCGAATCGGATGCGGTCGGCCCGCAATCTGTCTATGGCAGGAGCAAGCTGGCCGGGGAGCAGGCTATCGCCGCATCTGGCGCCGCCGCTCTAGTGCTGCGCACCAGTTGGGTTGCGGGCGCCCATGGCGGCAACTTCGCCAAGACTATGCTCAAGCTCGGCCGAGAGCGTGGCAGCCTGCGCGTGGTAGCCGACCAGTTCGGTGCACCGACCTCGGCCGCATTGATTGCCGACGTGACGGCGCAGATCGTTGCGCGCCATTGGCTTGCGGGGGACCGTGCGGCCTTCGTCGGGGGCATCTACCACCTGGCCGCAGCCGGCGAGGCTAGCTGGCATGCCTACGCCACTGAAGTGTTGCGCTATGCGGCATCGCTCGGCGTAGAGTTGACGGTGGACCTAGCGGCAATCATCCCAATTCCGGCTTGTGAGTATCCACTATCAGTGCCGCGGCCCGCGAACTCGCGCCTGGACACCAGCAAACTGCGCGAGACCTTCGACATCCATCTTCCGGATTGGCAGCAGGGCATGCATTTCCTGCTCGACCAGATCCTTTCCTGA
- a CDS encoding lysophospholipid acyltransferase family protein: MIWLRKIALILHLLRGLVTCAVLFPWLGVESRQSHIRRWSRRLLRICGVMLEVQGLQPGQAMPHGAMVVSNHISWLDIYVINSWQPVRFVAKSEIRDWPVIGWLCGQTGTIFIERARKRDAHRVLHAITDVMLQGDLVCVFPEGTTTDGSSVLPFHANLMQAPISGGLPVQPVGLAYLDAATGQPTLAPAYIGDLSLLETLDAILRAPPITARLCFAPALTATSASRRDLAEAARAVVSHLSQGAQQHAVELAVRVNEGRESERSFSEGDVSADSPAPAA; encoded by the coding sequence ATGATCTGGCTGCGCAAGATCGCCCTGATCCTTCACCTGCTGCGCGGCTTGGTCACCTGTGCCGTGCTGTTCCCGTGGCTGGGCGTGGAATCGCGGCAATCGCATATCCGGCGCTGGTCGCGCCGGCTGCTGCGGATCTGTGGGGTGATGCTCGAGGTGCAGGGACTGCAGCCGGGGCAGGCCATGCCGCATGGCGCGATGGTGGTGTCCAACCATATTTCATGGCTGGATATCTACGTCATCAATAGCTGGCAGCCCGTGCGCTTCGTCGCCAAATCCGAGATCCGCGACTGGCCGGTAATCGGCTGGCTGTGCGGGCAGACCGGCACCATCTTCATCGAACGCGCGCGCAAGCGCGACGCGCATCGCGTGCTGCATGCCATTACCGATGTGATGCTGCAGGGCGATCTGGTCTGCGTGTTCCCGGAAGGCACAACCACGGATGGCAGCAGCGTGCTGCCGTTCCATGCCAACCTGATGCAAGCGCCGATATCGGGCGGGCTGCCGGTGCAGCCGGTCGGGCTGGCTTACCTGGATGCCGCGACGGGACAGCCGACGCTGGCGCCAGCCTATATTGGCGACCTGAGCCTGCTGGAAACGCTCGATGCGATCCTGCGGGCGCCGCCGATCACCGCCAGGCTATGCTTTGCGCCAGCCCTCACTGCCACCAGCGCCAGCCGGCGCGACCTGGCCGAGGCGGCGCGCGCGGTAGTAAGCCATCTGAGCCAGGGCGCGCAACAGCACGCAGTGGAACTCGCGGTGCGGGTGAACGAAGGGCGCGAGAGCGAGCGATCCTTCAGCGAAGGCGATGTGAGCGCGGATTCTCCCGCGCCGGCCGCCTGA
- a CDS encoding glycosyltransferase family 4 protein, whose protein sequence is MACRGKILFCANTAWSMHQFRRGVLAALIEDGYEVHVAAPEDEDAASLRTMGCIFHALEMSAQGRNPLQDLRLIASLHVLYRKIRPVVIFHYTIKPNIYGSLAARLAGIRSIAITTGLGYVFINTGVVSRVSKMLYRVALRFSREVWFLNQEDRSAFVSEGLVDPGKCRILPGEGVDLDFYALPPDADTPISGNFRFLLIARLLWDKGIGEYVDAARALKARHSQVRCELLGPAGGANPSAIPDSQINAWLAEGVIDYLGTVSDVRPAIAAAHCVVLPSYREGVPRSLMEACAMERPVIATAVPGCRDVIDDGETGFLCRDRDAEDLANKMEAMIKRDPASWRRMGAAGRAKMRTDFDERNVIAHYRRVVQSFA, encoded by the coding sequence CTGGCGTGTCGCGGCAAGATCCTCTTTTGCGCCAATACGGCATGGTCCATGCACCAGTTCCGCAGGGGCGTGCTTGCCGCGTTGATCGAAGACGGCTACGAGGTCCACGTGGCAGCACCAGAGGACGAGGACGCGGCGTCGTTGCGGACAATGGGCTGCATATTTCACGCGCTGGAGATGTCCGCGCAGGGCCGGAATCCCTTGCAGGACCTGCGGTTGATCGCCTCGTTGCATGTGCTTTATCGCAAGATTCGGCCCGTCGTGATCTTTCATTACACCATCAAGCCAAACATTTACGGTTCGCTGGCGGCGCGGCTCGCGGGTATCCGGTCCATCGCCATCACAACCGGGCTTGGCTACGTTTTCATCAACACGGGTGTGGTATCGCGTGTCAGCAAGATGTTGTATCGCGTCGCGCTGCGCTTCTCCCGTGAAGTATGGTTTCTCAATCAGGAGGATCGTAGCGCGTTCGTTTCCGAGGGATTGGTCGATCCGGGCAAGTGCAGGATCTTGCCGGGAGAAGGCGTCGACCTGGACTTCTACGCACTGCCCCCGGATGCCGATACGCCCATATCCGGAAACTTTCGCTTCCTGCTGATCGCCCGCTTGCTATGGGACAAAGGCATCGGCGAATACGTCGACGCGGCGCGTGCCTTGAAAGCGCGTCATTCGCAGGTCCGCTGCGAGTTGCTGGGGCCTGCCGGCGGCGCGAATCCAAGCGCCATCCCGGACAGCCAGATCAATGCCTGGTTGGCGGAGGGCGTCATCGACTATCTGGGGACAGTGAGCGATGTCCGGCCCGCTATCGCGGCAGCGCATTGCGTCGTGCTGCCGTCGTATCGAGAGGGCGTCCCGCGATCGCTCATGGAGGCTTGCGCGATGGAGCGCCCGGTGATCGCAACGGCGGTGCCTGGATGTCGCGATGTCATCGACGATGGCGAGACCGGCTTCCTGTGCCGCGATCGGGACGCTGAGGACCTGGCCAACAAGATGGAAGCCATGATCAAGCGGGATCCTGCTTCGTGGCGCCGGATGGGCGCCGCTGGTCGCGCAAAGATGAGAACAGATTTCGACGAAAGAAATGTTATCGCGCACTATCGGCGCGTGGTTCAGTCGTTTGCGTAA
- the pyrR gene encoding bifunctional pyr operon transcriptional regulator/uracil phosphoribosyltransferase PyrR has translation MTQTSSLDAEALYRALRDQVQAALPEAERAQWSVAGIYSGGAWIAERLAADLQLAAHGVINVAFHRDDYAKKGLHSQAQPTTLPFDVQDRKILLIDDVLATGRTIRAAVNELFDYGRPARVALAVLVDRGGRELPAAADFAAAQVALPPGTTLVLSHEGTGSDMRFAFANEATGN, from the coding sequence ATGACCCAGACTTCCTCTCTCGACGCCGAGGCGCTCTACCGTGCGCTGCGTGACCAGGTGCAGGCCGCGCTGCCTGAGGCTGAGCGCGCGCAATGGTCGGTCGCCGGGATCTATTCCGGCGGCGCCTGGATTGCCGAACGGCTGGCCGCCGACCTGCAACTGGCGGCCCACGGGGTCATCAACGTTGCCTTCCACCGCGACGACTATGCCAAGAAGGGCCTGCATAGCCAGGCCCAGCCGACCACGCTGCCCTTTGACGTGCAAGACCGCAAGATCCTGCTGATCGACGACGTGCTGGCTACCGGGCGCACCATCCGCGCCGCCGTCAACGAGCTGTTCGACTACGGCCGCCCGGCCCGCGTGGCGCTGGCCGTGCTGGTCGATCGCGGCGGCCGCGAACTGCCGGCGGCTGCAGACTTTGCCGCCGCGCAAGTCGCGTTGCCGCCCGGGACCACGCTGGTGCTGTCGCATGAGGGCACCGGCTCCGACATGCGCTTTGCCTTCGCCAACGAGGCCACCGGCAACTAA
- the rfbA gene encoding glucose-1-phosphate thymidylyltransferase RfbA — protein sequence MRKGIILAGGSGTRLYPITRSVSKQLLPVYDKPMIYYPLSTLMLAGIRDILVISTPEDTPRFADMLGDGRKWGLNLQYAVQPTPDGLAQAFIIGRDFVGNDPSALILGDNIFHGHALIRQLQQVSAQTAGATIFAYHVHDPERYGVVEFDDEFRALSLEEKPVVPRSNYAVTGLYFYDNQVCDLATEIRPSARGELEITDVNKRYLEMQQLDVEVLGRGYAWLDTGTHDSLLEAASFIATVQNRQGLMVACPEEIAFRSKWISAEQVEELAEPLSKNSYGQYLRRILTDRPR from the coding sequence ATGCGCAAAGGCATCATCCTGGCCGGCGGTTCCGGCACGCGGCTGTATCCAATCACACGCTCGGTATCCAAGCAATTGCTGCCGGTGTATGACAAGCCAATGATCTACTACCCATTGTCTACACTGATGCTGGCAGGGATCCGTGACATTCTGGTGATCTCCACGCCGGAAGACACTCCGCGCTTCGCCGACATGCTCGGCGACGGTAGGAAGTGGGGCTTGAACCTCCAGTACGCCGTGCAACCGACGCCGGACGGCTTGGCGCAGGCTTTCATTATTGGCCGCGACTTTGTGGGTAATGATCCGTCGGCACTGATTCTGGGCGACAACATTTTTCACGGCCACGCCCTGATCCGGCAGCTGCAGCAAGTGTCCGCGCAAACCGCGGGGGCCACTATTTTTGCCTATCACGTACACGATCCCGAGCGGTATGGCGTGGTGGAGTTCGATGATGAATTTCGGGCGCTGTCGCTGGAAGAAAAACCCGTTGTACCGCGGTCCAACTACGCTGTGACGGGCTTGTATTTCTATGACAACCAAGTATGCGACTTGGCAACCGAAATCCGGCCATCGGCGCGCGGTGAGCTGGAGATTACCGACGTCAACAAGCGGTACCTGGAAATGCAGCAACTCGATGTGGAAGTGCTCGGGCGCGGCTATGCCTGGCTGGACACCGGGACGCACGACTCGCTGCTCGAAGCGGCCAGTTTCATTGCGACGGTGCAGAATCGCCAGGGCCTGATGGTAGCGTGCCCCGAGGAGATCGCGTTTCGCAGCAAATGGATCAGTGCGGAGCAAGTCGAGGAGCTGGCGGAGCCACTTTCGAAGAATTCCTATGGCCAGTACCTGCGGCGCATTCTTACGGATCGGCCTAGGTAA